In the genome of Tautonia rosea, the window CGGCAGTCGTACCCGGACATCTTTGTGATCACCCTGATCAAGACCGCCGCGGTCTTCCTCCTGGCCGCGGCAGCCTCGGCTCTGGCGGGGTGATAATCGACCACCCCACCCAAACTCGTTGCATTACCAGATCTTCACTCGTTCCTCTGGAGGCAGGTAGAGGGCATCTCCTTCCTTCACGCCGAACGCCTCGTAGAACTCGGGCATGTTGCGAATGACCCCGTTGCAGCGGAACTCGGCGGGGGAGTGGGGATCGGTGGCGAGTCGGCGGGTCAGTTCGGCGTCTCGGTACTTAGTCCGCCAGACCTGAGCCCATCCCATGAAGAACCGTTGATCGCCGGTCAGGCCGTCGATTACCGGTGCTTCCTTCCCATCCAGCGAGATCCGGTAGGCCCGGTGGGCGATGGTCAGGCCTCCCAGGTCGCCGATGTTTTCACCGATCGTCAACGCTCCGTTGACCGTCTGGCCGGGAAGCTGGGCGGGCTCGAACGAGTTGTACTGCTCGATGAGCATCCCGGCGCGGACCTCAAACTCCTCACGGTCCGAGTCGGTCCACCAGTCGTTCAGATTGCCGACGCCATCATATTTGGAACCCTGGTCGTCAAATCCGTGACCGATCTCGTGACCGATCACCGCGCCGATGGCCCCGTAATTGACGGCGTCGTCGGCCTCCAGGTCGAAGAACGGGGGCCGGAGGATGGCGGCCGGGAAGACGATCTCATTCATGCCCGGGTTGTAGTAGGCATTGACCGTCTGCGGGGTCATGAACCACTCGCCGCGGTCGACCTGCTGGCCGAGTTTCTTCAGGTTCCGATCGACCTCGAAGGCGGTCGCACGCTGGATGTTGCCAACGAGGTCATCGGGCACAATCTCCAGCGCCGAGTAGTCTCGCCAGGTGTCGGGATAGCCGATCTTGGGGTTGAAGGTCTCGAGCTTCTCGAGGGCCTTCGCCTTGGTGTCCTCGCCCATCCAGTCGAGCCCGTTGATCCCCTGGCGATAGGCTTCGATGAGGTTGGCGACCAGCTCCTCCATGCGCTCCTTGGCCCGGGGCGGGAAGTGCTCCTCGACGAACAGCTTACCCACGGCCTCGCCGAGCGACCCCTCGACGACCTGCACCCCCCGCTTCCACCGGGGGCGGTTCTCCTCGGCCCCGGTCAGGGTTTTGCCGAAGAAGTCGAAGTTCTCAGCGACGATTGCCTCGTTTAGATACGGGGCATAGGCGTGGAGGACGTTCCAGGTCAGCCAGGTCTTCCACTGGTCGAGGGGGACCTCGTCCAGAACCTCAGACATGGCCTCGAAGTAGCTCGGTTGGGCGATGATCACCTGGTCGATGTCGTCCGCACCGTAGGCTTCGAAAAATCGGGGCCAGTCGAAGCCCGGAGTGAGTTCGGCGAGGGCCTCAAGGTCCTTCTTGTTGTAGGTAAGGGTGGCGTCTCGACTCCGGACGCGGTCCCAGTGGTGCGAGGCAAGCTGGGTTTCCAGGTCCATGATCTGGCGGGCTTTTTCCTCGGCGTCGGGAAGGTCTGCCAGAGAGAACATCCGGGCAATATGAGACTCGTAAGCCTCTCGGATCGGTGCGAACTTCTCGTCGCGGTAATACGACTCGTCCGGCAGACCGATCCCGCCCTGGAACAAGTTGATGATGTAAGCATCGGACTGCTTCGCATCAGTGTCGACATAGCCGCCGAAGAGGCCACTCACGCCGACTCGTTCCAGTTCCGCGATCGTTCGGAGAAAATCATCCTTGGATTCGATGGCATCAACCGTCGCCAGCTCGTCTCGGATCGGCTCCAGACCAAGCTGTTCGACGCGATCCTCATCCATGAAGCTGGCGAACAGGTCGCCGACCTTCTGGGTCTCGGAGCCTGGCGGACCACCGGTCTCGGCCGCTTGCTCGATCAGGGCCTTGAGGTCTTCTTCGGCCTCGTCTCGAAGCGCGTAGAAGGCCCCGTCGGCCGATCGATCGGCGGGAATCTCGGCCTCGGCCAGCCACTTCCCATTGACGTAACGGAACAGATCGTCCTGAGGACGAACAGCCGAATCGGCGTTCGAGAGGTCGATACCCGATCGAAGCGTCGGCGTTGAGGTATCGGCCGGGTCGGAGGCGCGAAGGCTTTGGACGGCGATCAGAAGCAGCGACGCGACCATTGCGCCGCGGACCGGATCAGTCATCGAATGAGGCTCCTGGGGTGAATCCTGCGTGCTCGGGGCTGGTGGCGAAGCGTCCTCGATCGGACCCGTTGTCCCGACGAAGGGAATCCAACCCGGCGACACTGTGGCAAAACGTCCGCACCATTGCAGCCGATTGCTCGATTCGATTCCAGGTCATTCACGCGGCGAAGGGGATAGCTCCTCCTGATCTTGCCCCATCCGATTGGACTCGGCGGGGCGAGGCAACGGTTCCCCTGAGGGAGGGTGTCAGGCATAATTAGCCCCGATCGGTCGGGGTTCTCACGGCCGATGACGCCAGGCGATGAAGGATCAATGAGGAGTCTTCTTGTGCATCGAACGCGACCTCACCGATTGAATCGGTCCGCGATCTTCGCGGCTCTGCTGACCCTTTTGACAGGCTCGGAGGTCGGGGCCGACGATCCGGGAGTGGTCGAGAGCCGAGACGCGCTGGCCTTGCCCCGGATCGGCAGCGGAGGCCGGTCGCCGGTCCACGTTGATCCCGTCGAGGCGAGGGTCGTCTCCGGGGACTGGTCGATGCCGGTCGAGGGTGATCGGGTGGCGATGCCCGACGGCCAGTCGCGCACCTGGCAGGCGATCGCGAGCGGTGAGGACGGCTGGTTTCAGGGCCGCGAGCTTCGGGGGGGCTACGTTGCGGTGGAGGTGGACTCGGACGTAGATCGAGTGATGATCCTCGAAGCCGCCGGACACTCGATGGTCTACGTCGACGGCGTCCCCCGGACGGGCGACCCGTATGGCTACGGCTGGCTTCGCCTTCCGGTGGCCTTGAAGGCTGGCCGAACCCCCCTGCTCTTCTCGGTCGGTCGCGGTCGGCTCCGGGCACGGCTGGTCGAGCCGGAGCAACCACTGTCGCTTGACTCGAATGACCCGACCCTCCCGGACCTCGTCGAGGGCGAGGCGGTCGAGACGGTCGCGGCGGTCCTCGTGCGGAACGCCTCGAAGACCACAGCCACCGATCTGACAATCGAGGCGAGCGTCGGAAACGTCGGCGAGACGCCCGGAGCGTTGACCAAGGTTCCCCCCCTGCTCCCCCTGAGTGTCCGCAAGGTGGGGTTTGCCATGCGATCGACGGCCCCTGCCGATCCAGGAATGGGATCGGTCCCGATCATCGTTCGCCTGGTCGAAAAGAACGGCGACGCTCGCCGGGTGCTCGATGAGGTTCGGTTCGATCTCAACGTGCGGACTCCCGAGCAGAGTCGAAAACAAACGTTCATCAGTGGAATTGACGGTAGCGTTCAGTATTACGCGCTGCAGCCGATGACGCCGGTTGAGGTTGAGGACGATCGCCCCCCTGCCCTGTTCCTCTCCCTGCACGGGGCGTCGGTCGAGGCGATCGGCCAGGCCAATGCCTACGCCCCGAAGACGTGGGGGCATCTGGTGGCCCCCACGAACCGACGCC includes:
- a CDS encoding M13 family metallopeptidase, encoding MTDPVRGAMVASLLLIAVQSLRASDPADTSTPTLRSGIDLSNADSAVRPQDDLFRYVNGKWLAEAEIPADRSADGAFYALRDEAEEDLKALIEQAAETGGPPGSETQKVGDLFASFMDEDRVEQLGLEPIRDELATVDAIESKDDFLRTIAELERVGVSGLFGGYVDTDAKQSDAYIINLFQGGIGLPDESYYRDEKFAPIREAYESHIARMFSLADLPDAEEKARQIMDLETQLASHHWDRVRSRDATLTYNKKDLEALAELTPGFDWPRFFEAYGADDIDQVIIAQPSYFEAMSEVLDEVPLDQWKTWLTWNVLHAYAPYLNEAIVAENFDFFGKTLTGAEENRPRWKRGVQVVEGSLGEAVGKLFVEEHFPPRAKERMEELVANLIEAYRQGINGLDWMGEDTKAKALEKLETFNPKIGYPDTWRDYSALEIVPDDLVGNIQRATAFEVDRNLKKLGQQVDRGEWFMTPQTVNAYYNPGMNEIVFPAAILRPPFFDLEADDAVNYGAIGAVIGHEIGHGFDDQGSKYDGVGNLNDWWTDSDREEFEVRAGMLIEQYNSFEPAQLPGQTVNGALTIGENIGDLGGLTIAHRAYRISLDGKEAPVIDGLTGDQRFFMGWAQVWRTKYRDAELTRRLATDPHSPAEFRCNGVIRNMPEFYEAFGVKEGDALYLPPEERVKIW